Proteins from one Gimesia maris genomic window:
- a CDS encoding phytanoyl-CoA dioxygenase family protein, with protein MSSSSESLTRERLSAEEVEKFEQDGYLILRNLCPESLRQEMLAATKDGLSRVVEPVEYEADVEYPGSPSSRNVAGGETVRRLLQSHSRGMSFTQLVSHPALVNRLSQLLGPDYVMPLAHHNCIMTKQPEFSSDTMWHQDIRFWSFERRELISVWVALGEENTDNGCLKVIPGTHRMTFEPHRLDERIFLRPDLPENQELIETSVSAELHPGDILLFHCRTFHAATRNFTDQAKFSVVFTFRPADNPPISGTRSASLPELVIHSNP; from the coding sequence ATGTCATCATCATCAGAGTCCCTGACCCGGGAGCGGCTGTCTGCGGAAGAAGTTGAGAAATTCGAGCAGGACGGCTACCTGATTTTACGTAATCTCTGTCCCGAATCCTTGCGGCAGGAAATGCTGGCAGCGACAAAGGATGGACTGTCACGGGTGGTGGAGCCGGTCGAGTATGAAGCCGACGTGGAATATCCCGGTTCTCCCAGTTCGCGGAATGTGGCCGGCGGCGAAACCGTGCGGCGGCTGCTACAGTCGCACAGTCGCGGGATGAGCTTCACCCAACTGGTGAGTCATCCGGCGCTGGTGAATCGGCTGTCGCAGTTACTGGGGCCCGATTATGTAATGCCGCTGGCACATCATAACTGCATCATGACCAAGCAGCCGGAATTCAGCAGCGACACGATGTGGCATCAGGATATCCGCTTCTGGTCGTTTGAGCGGAGAGAGCTGATCAGCGTCTGGGTGGCGCTGGGCGAAGAGAACACAGACAATGGCTGCCTGAAAGTCATTCCGGGCACGCATCGCATGACTTTTGAACCGCATCGACTGGACGAACGGATCTTCCTGCGACCCGATCTGCCGGAAAACCAGGAGTTGATTGAAACCAGTGTGTCTGCAGAACTGCATCCGGGGGACATCCTGTTGTTCCACTGCCGCACGTTTCATGCGGCGACCCGCAATTTTACCGACCAGGCCAAGTTCTCTGTGGTCTTCACGTTCCGACCTGCGGACAATCCCCCGATCAGTGGAACGCGTTCGGCCAGTCTGCCGGAACTGGTGATTCATTCGAATCCGTAG
- a CDS encoding NAD(P)H-hydrate dehydratase, with amino-acid sequence MNLQRISDLPPLPQRPVDSHKGTFGKVLVIAGSAGMSGAASLSGMGALRGGAGLVFLAVPHEIQSIVAAVNPCYLTLPLHVEPSGHLTGPSAKFLLGQIDDFAAIAIGPGLGKLPWVQMLIWKLYAELKQPLIIDADALNVIAASNQHLPAAAGPRLFTPHPGEFARLTGKSISEISEDRETHACEYAQQQQVVLLLKGADTVITDGSRITVNTTGNSGMSTGGTGDVLTGLLTALCGQGMPAFAAAQLAAHLHGLAGDLAAEDLSQPALIASDLIDYLPDAWLQRQNETNI; translated from the coding sequence ATGAATCTTCAACGTATTTCAGACCTGCCTCCACTGCCTCAACGACCTGTGGATTCACATAAAGGAACGTTTGGAAAAGTTCTGGTGATTGCCGGCAGTGCGGGGATGAGCGGCGCTGCCTCTCTCTCAGGAATGGGCGCCCTCAGGGGTGGCGCCGGACTCGTTTTTCTAGCCGTTCCCCATGAAATTCAATCCATCGTCGCTGCCGTGAATCCCTGTTACCTTACCCTGCCGCTGCACGTCGAACCGTCAGGTCACTTGACGGGCCCGTCAGCAAAGTTTCTGCTGGGTCAGATTGACGACTTCGCAGCCATCGCGATTGGTCCCGGACTCGGGAAACTTCCCTGGGTGCAGATGCTGATCTGGAAACTTTATGCAGAGCTCAAACAGCCTTTAATCATCGACGCGGATGCTTTAAACGTGATTGCAGCATCGAACCAGCATCTGCCTGCTGCCGCGGGACCCCGCCTGTTTACACCCCACCCCGGTGAGTTCGCACGGCTCACGGGAAAAAGTATCTCCGAAATCAGTGAAGATCGAGAAACACACGCGTGCGAATACGCACAACAGCAACAGGTCGTATTACTCCTGAAAGGAGCAGACACAGTCATTACGGATGGCTCCCGCATCACCGTCAACACAACGGGCAACAGCGGCATGTCAACCGGTGGCACAGGTGATGTCCTCACCGGTCTGTTGACCGCATTGTGTGGTCAGGGCATGCCTGCTTTTGCCGCCGCACAACTGGCAGCGCACCTGCATGGGCTCGCCGGAGATCTGGCAGCAGAGGATCTCTCACAACCCGCGCTCATCGCCTCGGATCTGATCGACTACCTGCCTGATGCCTGGCTGCAACGGCAAAATGAAACGAATATCTGA
- a CDS encoding NUDIX hydrolase codes for MTDICIDLNEYRVNLRVAAIVRRGDDVLLCRPPGHDWWFLPGGRIKVNEDSLTAVRRELTEEIGPGFEVRKPTAIVENFFNLDDRRFHEICTVYEVTWHGTAIAATVEDVQEVFGWFSLAELRDVVLKPDLIKQRIFNPRADLELIVNRDNG; via the coding sequence ATGACAGACATCTGCATCGATTTGAATGAGTACCGTGTGAATCTGCGTGTGGCGGCGATTGTGCGGCGGGGGGATGATGTGCTGTTGTGCCGTCCGCCTGGGCATGACTGGTGGTTTCTGCCGGGCGGGCGGATTAAGGTCAACGAAGATTCGCTGACCGCGGTGCGGCGGGAACTGACCGAAGAGATCGGGCCGGGCTTTGAAGTGCGGAAACCGACGGCGATCGTAGAGAACTTCTTCAATCTGGACGACCGGCGGTTTCACGAGATCTGCACGGTTTACGAAGTCACCTGGCACGGGACTGCGATCGCGGCAACGGTCGAGGATGTGCAGGAAGTGTTCGGCTGGTTTTCACTGGCGGAATTGAGGGACGTGGTGCTCAAGCCGGATTTGATCAAACAGCGGATATTCAATCCTCGTGCGGATCTGGAGCTGATTGTGAATCGGGACAACGGATGA
- a CDS encoding C45 family autoproteolytic acyltransferase/hydolase — protein sequence MFRSPRRFSVLCFLLLLTLVCLSPVVASAQTIARCGEGWLEKIDGYYVLHLKGTHYEMGYQQGVLLKEDVRKNMYNLLNEKGETTLVDLGPVKLKPRQAIETVVQIQKPYTPQKYVDEMQGLAAGAGIAYEDVRATNFIPEMFHCSGFSIANSATKDGTLYHGRVLDYACDWGLQDHAVLVVAEPKGGIPFVNVSYAGFIGSVTGMNMQSVSIGEMGGRGLGHWSGVPMAFLVREVLETAKDLDEAIAVFRDNYRTCEYYYVIADGKTNRSVGMATSWEKMELIQPGESHPLLPNPVKDAALLSAGDRYQELSKRVKQGYGEFTAESAIELMSRPVAMKSNLHNVLFEPKSTKLWVANASSDGKPAANQKYYGFQLSELLKRKPDLNAPVYPMPTGQAVSQKTE from the coding sequence ATGTTTCGTAGCCCTCGCCGTTTCTCTGTTTTGTGTTTTTTGCTTCTGCTGACGCTGGTCTGTCTAAGTCCGGTCGTTGCGTCGGCCCAGACGATCGCCCGTTGTGGCGAAGGCTGGCTGGAAAAGATCGACGGTTATTATGTGTTGCATTTGAAGGGAACTCATTACGAGATGGGTTATCAGCAGGGAGTCTTACTGAAAGAAGACGTTCGCAAGAACATGTACAACCTGCTCAATGAAAAAGGGGAGACTACCCTGGTCGACCTGGGTCCGGTGAAACTGAAACCCCGACAGGCGATTGAAACGGTAGTTCAAATTCAGAAACCTTACACACCTCAGAAATATGTAGACGAGATGCAGGGCCTGGCAGCCGGTGCCGGGATCGCTTATGAAGATGTGAGAGCGACGAACTTCATTCCGGAGATGTTTCACTGCAGCGGTTTTTCGATTGCCAATTCTGCGACGAAAGACGGAACCCTGTATCATGGTCGCGTGCTGGACTATGCCTGTGACTGGGGTCTGCAGGATCATGCGGTGCTGGTCGTTGCGGAACCGAAAGGGGGAATTCCGTTTGTCAATGTCTCCTACGCCGGTTTCATTGGCTCTGTGACCGGTATGAATATGCAGTCTGTTTCGATAGGCGAAATGGGAGGCCGGGGGCTGGGACACTGGTCGGGAGTGCCGATGGCGTTTCTGGTCCGCGAAGTCCTGGAGACAGCGAAAGATCTGGATGAAGCGATCGCCGTGTTTCGCGATAACTATCGCACGTGCGAATATTATTATGTGATTGCGGATGGCAAAACAAATCGTTCTGTAGGCATGGCGACCAGTTGGGAGAAGATGGAACTGATTCAACCAGGCGAATCGCATCCCCTGCTGCCGAACCCGGTGAAAGATGCCGCATTGCTGTCAGCCGGCGATCGTTACCAGGAACTGTCCAAACGGGTCAAGCAGGGCTATGGCGAATTCACGGCTGAGTCGGCGATCGAACTGATGAGCCGCCCGGTCGCGATGAAGTCCAATCTGCACAATGTGTTGTTCGAGCCTAAATCGACAAAGCTCTGGGTCGCGAATGCGAGTTCCGACGGGAAGCCGGCTGCGAATCAGAAGTATTACGGTTTTCAGTTATCAGAACTGTTAAAACGCAAACCCGATTTGAATGCCCCCGTTTATCCGATGCCAACTGGCCAGGCTGTTTCTCAGAAAACAGAATAG
- a CDS encoding NUDIX hydrolase, with product MTYRNRVFLYITNEDHLLVFDHVDFPEAGTQIPGGTIEPGEIPEDAALREAREETGLNGFSSPVLIARQKMDLEPFGKQEIIDAWFYHLQYEGERKARWRHAEQTPGDGSAQPILFELYWVPLHGEVSLNGADGMYLEQVCERMKCE from the coding sequence ATGACCTATCGCAATCGCGTGTTTCTCTACATTACGAACGAGGATCATCTGCTGGTGTTTGACCACGTTGATTTTCCGGAGGCAGGAACGCAGATCCCCGGCGGGACGATTGAGCCGGGAGAGATTCCGGAAGACGCGGCACTGCGGGAAGCACGCGAAGAAACGGGGCTGAATGGTTTTTCGAGTCCAGTCCTGATTGCCCGCCAGAAAATGGATCTGGAACCGTTCGGAAAACAGGAAATCATTGATGCCTGGTTTTACCATCTGCAATATGAGGGAGAACGGAAAGCACGCTGGCGACATGCAGAGCAGACGCCCGGTGATGGGAGTGCACAGCCGATTCTGTTTGAATTGTATTGGGTTCCACTTCACGGGGAGGTATCCTTAAATGGTGCCGACGGGATGTATCTGGAGCAGGTGTGTGAGCGGATGAAATGTGAGTGA
- a CDS encoding RDD family protein, giving the protein MKYAGFWVRTIAYVIDIVPISIIVVTVFYLYADFGETWTTYRADRTNVDARVQFMAERNWIREISFGVWLVYCALMEGSSVQGTLGKRLMGIRVVDRLGNRISFGCSVIRNLSKITSYLPFLMGFFWIAGSRQKHGWHDMLAKTDVVYRESRLHEYFK; this is encoded by the coding sequence ATGAAGTATGCAGGGTTCTGGGTCCGGACGATCGCGTATGTGATTGATATCGTCCCGATCAGTATTATCGTGGTGACAGTCTTTTATCTCTATGCAGATTTTGGAGAAACGTGGACGACCTATCGCGCGGACCGTACGAACGTGGATGCGCGGGTGCAGTTCATGGCCGAACGAAACTGGATCCGGGAAATTTCGTTTGGCGTGTGGCTCGTGTATTGTGCGTTGATGGAAGGTTCCTCTGTTCAGGGGACGCTGGGCAAACGGCTGATGGGGATTCGCGTAGTGGACCGGCTGGGAAACCGGATTTCGTTTGGTTGTTCGGTCATCCGAAACCTGTCGAAGATTACTTCCTATCTGCCATTTCTGATGGGCTTTTTCTGGATCGCCGGTTCACGGCAGAAGCACGGCTGGCATGACATGCTGGCGAAGACAGATGTCGTTTACAGGGAATCCCGGCTGCATGAATATTTTAAATGA
- a CDS encoding DUF2314 domain-containing protein, giving the protein MSEEENIVLYQSDDPDMVKASQQARKTFKYFWRELSWECRRIIPGLDFAAVKVAFHDPDVAPGDPDTEHMWVNGIDCNGREIMGTLNNDPEWLTNVKDGDQICEPMSAISDWIFAVRGRAYGGYTVNLIRSRMSSSQQRAHDQAWGMDFGDPDEIEVVYVPTEPVGFLGRLFGKKPVIDPEVRKQNMLEHPMCINMGESLEAALQESREMVTDTDEEGWTMLHRDALAGNATVVKILLEHGADPTLKTPEGDTPYDLARRFGWKHVMKLLAN; this is encoded by the coding sequence ATGAGTGAAGAGGAAAATATTGTTTTGTATCAAAGCGATGATCCTGACATGGTGAAAGCCAGCCAGCAGGCGCGGAAAACATTTAAGTATTTCTGGCGGGAGTTGTCCTGGGAATGTCGTCGGATCATCCCCGGTCTGGATTTTGCTGCTGTCAAAGTGGCCTTTCACGATCCGGACGTGGCCCCTGGCGACCCGGATACCGAGCATATGTGGGTGAACGGCATTGACTGTAATGGCAGAGAGATTATGGGAACGCTCAACAATGACCCGGAGTGGCTGACCAATGTGAAAGACGGGGATCAGATCTGTGAGCCGATGTCTGCAATCTCGGACTGGATCTTTGCCGTTCGGGGGAGAGCGTATGGCGGATATACCGTAAACCTGATTCGTTCGCGGATGTCTTCCAGCCAGCAACGCGCGCACGATCAGGCCTGGGGCATGGACTTTGGCGATCCGGACGAGATTGAAGTCGTCTATGTACCCACGGAACCGGTGGGATTTCTGGGACGACTGTTCGGGAAGAAACCCGTGATTGATCCGGAAGTGCGCAAGCAGAATATGCTGGAACATCCGATGTGTATTAACATGGGTGAGTCGCTGGAAGCAGCGTTGCAGGAATCTAGAGAAATGGTGACAGACACAGATGAAGAGGGCTGGACGATGCTGCACCGCGATGCACTGGCCGGCAATGCGACAGTCGTCAAAATCCTGTTGGAGCATGGAGCCGATCCGACCTTGAAAACACCGGAGGGCGACACGCCTTATGATCTGGCCAGACGCTTTGGTTGGAAACATGTGATGAAACTACTGGCGAATTGA
- a CDS encoding MMPL family transporter has protein sequence MFRVLGNTVVRYWQIILVCWVVAVAGISYVAPEWSSVVMNGEFAFLPADSPSLQGEKLFKRAFPDDLLASSIVIVVRREHGDQGLRPQDLKFIEDTLKPQLEDIVEEQGGYATESKEHGIESNKSNISRIRTYTDKSIGDLLQSEDNKASLVIVELSTEFLDQSNAKTVESIENLLKKDEFKKSIEPGLDITLSGIATVGRDMIRAANQSAEATELWTVLLVILLLIIIYRAPILALIPLFTVFVSVKIALSVLAILGSWGWVGLFSGIEIYVTVILYGAGVDYCLFLIARHREELDKECTFKEAISNSIATVGAALAASAGTTMCGIGMMVFAEFGKFQQAGIAMALSLFFVLIASLTLSPALLCLAGRFAYWPQSFNERVAISAGWLTPSSVMARLMQRNWAGSLWESVSLALLKKPGKIWLSTFLVLFPFVLISLACYGNLSYGLLSELPSEDPSVVGTKAVQGHYPAGATGPLTLLFENPDVNFSDSKGREAIEKLTADLLKNKEELGIADIRNMTKPFGIGAADEMEKARDLRGLAKLRAISRIKVIKNYYVSSEPELENHVTRMDLILEKDPFSHDSMMQLERVKKAVSKSLPANLRTDTKLYYIGATASISDLKSVTDQDQARIDILVLGSVFIILVILLRRPAISAYLILSVFFSYLVTLGVTFTVFWALDPHNFTGLDWKVPMFLFTILIAVGEDYNIYLITRIDEEQKTKDPVDGVISALKSTGGIISSCGIIMAGTFSSLMAGTLVGMQQLGFALAFGVLLDTFIIRPIIVPAYLIMLYRGYFGSWGKYLGAAQFLDTKPQPELDSSHAK, from the coding sequence ATGTTTCGAGTTTTAGGCAACACTGTAGTCCGTTACTGGCAAATCATTCTTGTATGCTGGGTTGTAGCAGTAGCAGGGATTTCTTACGTCGCGCCGGAATGGTCTTCGGTGGTCATGAATGGCGAGTTCGCATTTCTCCCCGCTGACTCTCCCAGTCTGCAAGGCGAGAAACTGTTCAAACGCGCCTTCCCCGATGATCTGCTGGCAAGCAGCATTGTCATCGTTGTTCGGCGTGAACACGGCGACCAGGGACTTCGTCCGCAAGACCTTAAATTTATCGAAGACACTCTCAAACCACAGCTTGAAGACATTGTGGAAGAACAGGGAGGCTATGCCACCGAGAGTAAAGAGCACGGTATAGAATCAAATAAGTCGAACATTTCGCGCATTCGAACCTATACCGATAAATCCATCGGCGATCTGCTGCAGAGTGAAGACAACAAAGCCTCACTGGTCATCGTAGAACTCTCCACGGAATTTCTGGATCAGAGTAATGCGAAAACCGTTGAGAGCATTGAGAATCTCCTTAAAAAAGACGAATTCAAAAAATCGATTGAGCCCGGCCTCGATATCACCCTCAGCGGCATCGCCACTGTCGGCCGCGATATGATTCGGGCTGCGAACCAGAGCGCCGAAGCTACCGAACTCTGGACGGTACTCCTGGTGATCCTGCTGCTGATCATCATTTACCGCGCTCCCATCCTCGCGTTAATCCCGCTGTTCACGGTCTTCGTCTCGGTCAAAATCGCACTCTCCGTCCTGGCAATTCTGGGATCCTGGGGCTGGGTAGGCCTGTTCTCCGGCATAGAAATCTACGTAACGGTCATTCTTTATGGTGCGGGAGTCGACTACTGCCTGTTCCTGATCGCCCGGCACAGAGAGGAACTGGATAAGGAATGTACCTTCAAAGAAGCCATTTCCAATTCCATTGCCACCGTCGGCGCTGCCCTGGCTGCCAGTGCCGGGACCACAATGTGTGGTATCGGGATGATGGTCTTCGCAGAATTCGGCAAGTTCCAGCAGGCCGGCATCGCTATGGCACTCAGCCTGTTCTTCGTTCTGATTGCTTCCCTCACACTTTCACCCGCGCTGCTCTGCCTGGCGGGCCGCTTCGCCTACTGGCCGCAGTCATTCAATGAACGCGTCGCGATTTCCGCCGGCTGGCTCACCCCGTCCAGTGTCATGGCACGCCTGATGCAACGCAACTGGGCCGGTTCGCTCTGGGAATCGGTCTCGCTGGCGTTACTCAAAAAACCCGGAAAAATCTGGCTTTCTACTTTCCTGGTCCTTTTTCCATTCGTCCTGATCAGCCTGGCCTGTTATGGAAATTTAAGTTATGGACTCTTATCTGAACTTCCCAGCGAAGACCCCAGCGTGGTTGGCACCAAAGCCGTCCAGGGCCATTACCCGGCGGGCGCAACAGGGCCGCTGACGCTGCTGTTTGAAAATCCCGACGTCAATTTTTCCGATTCCAAAGGTCGCGAGGCCATCGAAAAACTGACCGCTGACCTCTTAAAAAATAAAGAGGAACTGGGCATCGCCGATATCCGCAATATGACCAAACCATTTGGTATTGGTGCCGCGGATGAAATGGAAAAAGCCAGAGACCTGCGCGGCCTGGCAAAATTACGCGCTATCAGCCGCATTAAAGTCATTAAGAACTACTACGTCAGCTCCGAGCCCGAACTGGAAAATCATGTCACCCGCATGGATCTGATCCTCGAAAAAGATCCCTTCTCACATGACAGTATGATGCAACTGGAGCGGGTTAAAAAAGCAGTCAGTAAATCACTGCCCGCAAATCTGCGTACCGACACGAAACTTTATTACATCGGCGCTACCGCCAGCATCAGCGACCTGAAATCCGTAACCGATCAGGATCAGGCTCGCATCGATATCCTGGTACTCGGCAGCGTATTTATCATTCTGGTGATCCTGCTCCGCCGACCGGCTATCTCAGCTTACCTGATCCTGAGTGTCTTCTTCAGCTACCTCGTGACACTCGGAGTGACCTTTACCGTCTTCTGGGCCCTGGATCCACACAACTTTACCGGCCTCGACTGGAAAGTGCCGATGTTCCTCTTCACCATTCTGATTGCCGTCGGCGAAGACTATAACATCTACCTGATTACCCGTATCGATGAAGAACAGAAAACCAAAGATCCCGTCGACGGCGTGATCTCAGCCCTCAAAAGTACGGGCGGCATCATCTCCAGTTGCGGGATTATCATGGCGGGCACCTTTTCCTCACTGATGGCAGGGACCCTGGTCGGCATGCAGCAACTCGGCTTTGCCCTGGCGTTCGGCGTACTGCTCGATACCTTCATCATTCGCCCCATCATCGTACCCGCCTACCTGATCATGCTCTATCGCGGCTACTTCGGCTCCTGGGGAAAATATCTCGGTGCCGCCCAGTTCCTCGACACCAAACCCCAACCTGAACTCGATTCAAGCCACGCAAAATGA
- a CDS encoding carbon-nitrogen hydrolase family protein, with translation MKNKITVAACQLFDVQDDLEQSLAKIKEYATQASEQGAALVCFPESYLQGYTTKEILARERALDISSDRFTDILKRLESLQPTLVIGFIEKAGTQLFISAAVVRQGTLLGCYRKTRLAPGERLFDPGTETPTFEVEGLRFGVNICYELNLPECAATIASQQAQLMVCPCYNMLHPENAEWWKHRHNTIRAERTRETGLWLLSADVTGSRDGQIAYGPTALIDPDGTVVAQVPLMEEGLLLQEITF, from the coding sequence ATGAAAAACAAAATCACAGTCGCCGCCTGTCAGTTGTTTGATGTGCAGGATGATCTGGAGCAGTCGCTGGCAAAGATCAAAGAGTATGCAACACAGGCCAGTGAGCAGGGTGCGGCGCTGGTCTGCTTTCCCGAATCGTATCTGCAGGGTTACACGACAAAGGAAATACTCGCGCGAGAGCGGGCGCTGGATATTTCTTCCGACAGGTTTACGGATATTTTGAAACGACTGGAGTCGCTGCAGCCGACGCTGGTGATTGGTTTTATTGAGAAAGCAGGCACGCAATTGTTTATTTCCGCGGCGGTTGTCAGGCAGGGAACGCTGCTGGGCTGTTACCGCAAGACCAGGCTGGCGCCCGGGGAACGATTGTTCGATCCGGGGACCGAGACGCCGACGTTTGAAGTTGAGGGGCTGCGGTTTGGTGTGAATATCTGTTATGAGCTGAATCTTCCCGAGTGTGCAGCAACGATTGCCTCTCAGCAGGCACAGCTGATGGTCTGCCCCTGTTATAATATGCTGCACCCGGAGAATGCCGAATGGTGGAAGCATCGCCACAATACAATTCGCGCCGAACGAACGCGGGAAACCGGACTCTGGCTGCTCTCCGCGGATGTAACGGGGAGTCGCGACGGACAGATCGCTTATGGCCCGACCGCGCTGATTGACCCCGATGGAACCGTGGTGGCGCAAGTCCCCTTAATGGAAGAAGGGTTACTCCTGCAGGAAATTACGTTTTAG